The DNA sequence CTATATcaatccctgccctggctcctgGACTAGGGTTTCTCCCAGCCTGTTGGGCTTTCTCTAGcctgctgctgttcccagtTAGCCAAGCTCTGGCCCTCCCTGCTTGTGCTTCTTCCCCAGGCAGAGCATTGGCCACGGTGGCCATTCACCACCCATGGGAGGCTTGTAATCCcggagggatggatggggatggATGATGAGGGGGGCATGATGGTTTGAGTGACTCAGAGGTGactctgtccccttcctccttGCCCCAGGACCCCCCGGTCCCCGTGGGGAGGTGGGCAGCCCCGGCATGGACGGAGCACACGGTGAGAAGGGTGCTCAGGGAGCCTGTGCGGTCGCCCCCCGCTCAGCCTTCAGCGCCAAACGCTCCGAGTCCCGCAGCCCCCCGCTGCCCGACCAGCCCATCCGCTTCGACGTGGTGCTCATCAACGAGCAGGGCCACTATGACCCCACCACGGGCAAGTTCACCTGTGAGGTGCCCGGCCTCTACTACTTCGCCGTCCACGCCACGGTCTACCGCGCCAGCCTCCAGTTTGACATCATGAAGAACGGGCAGTCCGTCGCCTCCTTCTTCCAGTACTACGGGAACTGGCCCAAGCCCACCTCGCTCTCGGGGGGGGCTCTGGTCCGCCTAGAGCCCGAGGACGAGGTGTGGGTGCAGGTGGGCGTAGGGGACTACATCGGCTTCTACGCCAGCGTCAAGACGGACAGCACCTTCACCGGCTTCCTCGTCTACTCCTACTGGCATAACTCCGCCGTCTTCGCCTGAGCCTGCCCTCGGTGCAGCCG is a window from the Calypte anna isolate BGI_N300 chromosome 24, bCalAnn1_v1.p, whole genome shotgun sequence genome containing:
- the C1QTNF5 gene encoding complement C1q tumor necrosis factor-related protein 5 — protein: MKQFFFLLGLIGSSLQIEDNKIPGLCSGQPGIPGTPGLHGGQGLPGRDGRDGRDGAMGMPGEKGEMGPPGPPGPRGEVGSPGMDGAHGEKGAQGACAVAPRSAFSAKRSESRSPPLPDQPIRFDVVLINEQGHYDPTTGKFTCEVPGLYYFAVHATVYRASLQFDIMKNGQSVASFFQYYGNWPKPTSLSGGALVRLEPEDEVWVQVGVGDYIGFYASVKTDSTFTGFLVYSYWHNSAVFA